One window from the genome of Rariglobus hedericola encodes:
- a CDS encoding DUF1592 domain-containing protein yields MRLFATALLLAFCAILGGAAHQTWPDWWWHVRAPSPEVVFNRRIQPFLNRTCYECHDSGSRKGDFALDRLSLPVPQSDSREAWERVLRHVSNNLMPPADATQPAPAERAEFITWLDRTLHPVDPRNPDPGRVVIRRLNREEYKNTVQDLFGITFNPAESFPDDDSGHGFDHIASVLSVSPLLFERYLTAAEQVAAAVIPDPMPPPRIFVAPPEKWTGSNSEGEAALFSNTVLTFKITPPAAGRYRLTVRVAQDAAGNEAARFSVKVDDKPITELAADGTRRRPRQHKIEVDLPAGPSRIQIAFLNDFYAEPTATTKQQDRNFYLQDASLEGPYLVPGQTRPEGPLPSWVAAPKPGENRFDWYARVLTPLVPRAYRRPPKPSEIDRLAFLAERSEKSGDSPAAALQVALQAILTSPGFLFIGETSAISSSVSGDKIQRQSLSEHAIASRLAYFLWNGPPDERLLQLADRGELKSHLAEETKRLLADARSRRFVQNFAGQWLEVRNLPLRTPDPKLYPEWSPALAASMKEEILRFFSDFLTNDRPLTELLTADYTFVDARLARFYGLPVPASETAFVRTQLPADRRAGLLGQAGILTVTSYPNRTSPVLRGKFVLDKILGTPPPPPPPNIPSLAEHAGGGQPQTLRGRLELHRSNPSCASCHALIDPIGFALENYDSLGRRRETDGGQPIDSSGKLVTGEAVNSPVSLSHILANARQDEFNRNFARTLLTYALGRGLDYYDRPTVDTIVTTAANHGSTLPAYIDAVVASIAFQNQRADTPATPQVAALSRQP; encoded by the coding sequence ATGCGCCTCTTTGCCACCGCCCTGCTGCTCGCGTTCTGCGCGATCCTCGGCGGCGCCGCGCATCAAACCTGGCCCGACTGGTGGTGGCACGTGCGCGCACCTTCTCCAGAGGTTGTGTTCAACCGGCGGATACAGCCTTTCCTCAATCGCACGTGTTACGAATGCCACGACAGCGGCTCACGCAAAGGCGACTTCGCACTCGACCGTCTTTCCCTGCCTGTCCCGCAAAGCGACAGCCGAGAAGCGTGGGAACGCGTGCTCCGGCATGTCAGCAACAACCTCATGCCGCCCGCCGATGCCACTCAGCCCGCGCCGGCCGAGCGCGCGGAGTTCATCACATGGCTCGATCGCACATTGCATCCCGTCGATCCCCGCAATCCCGATCCCGGTCGCGTCGTCATCCGCCGCCTGAATCGCGAAGAATACAAAAACACCGTGCAGGATCTTTTCGGCATCACGTTCAACCCTGCCGAAAGTTTCCCCGACGATGACAGCGGCCACGGCTTCGATCACATCGCCAGCGTGCTCAGCGTTTCACCGCTGCTGTTTGAGCGTTACCTCACCGCCGCCGAGCAAGTCGCAGCCGCGGTGATTCCCGACCCGATGCCCCCGCCGCGCATCTTTGTCGCCCCGCCCGAAAAGTGGACCGGCAGCAACAGCGAGGGCGAAGCCGCCTTGTTCTCCAACACCGTCCTTACGTTCAAAATCACCCCGCCGGCCGCCGGTCGCTACCGGCTCACCGTGCGCGTAGCCCAGGACGCGGCAGGCAACGAAGCCGCACGCTTTTCCGTAAAGGTGGACGACAAACCCATCACCGAGCTTGCCGCCGATGGCACCCGCCGCCGTCCACGCCAGCACAAGATCGAGGTCGATCTGCCCGCCGGCCCGAGCCGAATCCAAATCGCCTTCCTCAACGATTTCTACGCCGAGCCCACAGCCACAACGAAGCAGCAGGACCGCAATTTTTACCTGCAGGACGCGAGCCTTGAAGGCCCTTATCTCGTCCCCGGCCAGACGCGGCCCGAGGGGCCGTTGCCTTCGTGGGTCGCCGCACCCAAGCCCGGCGAAAACCGCTTCGATTGGTATGCCCGCGTGCTCACTCCCCTAGTCCCCCGCGCTTACCGCCGTCCCCCCAAACCGTCCGAAATCGACCGCCTCGCCTTCCTCGCCGAACGCTCCGAAAAATCCGGCGACTCTCCCGCCGCCGCGCTTCAGGTCGCTCTTCAGGCCATCCTGACTTCCCCCGGCTTTCTTTTTATCGGCGAAACCTCCGCTATCTCTTCATCCGTATCCGGAGATAAAATACAACGCCAGTCGTTGTCAGAACACGCCATCGCCTCACGCCTGGCTTACTTTCTTTGGAACGGACCGCCCGATGAACGCCTGCTGCAATTGGCCGACCGCGGCGAATTGAAGTCTCATCTCGCCGAAGAAACCAAGCGCCTGCTCGCCGATGCACGCTCCCGCCGCTTCGTGCAAAACTTCGCCGGCCAGTGGCTCGAGGTGCGCAATCTGCCTTTGCGAACACCCGACCCGAAGCTCTACCCCGAATGGTCTCCGGCCCTCGCCGCTTCCATGAAGGAGGAAATCCTTCGCTTCTTCTCCGATTTCCTCACTAACGACCGCCCGCTCACCGAACTGCTCACCGCCGATTACACGTTCGTCGATGCACGTCTCGCGCGTTTCTACGGACTCCCCGTGCCCGCTTCCGAAACGGCATTCGTTCGCACGCAACTTCCCGCTGATCGTCGCGCCGGTTTGCTTGGCCAGGCGGGCATTCTCACCGTTACATCCTACCCCAACCGCACCTCGCCCGTCCTGCGCGGCAAATTCGTTCTCGATAAAATCCTCGGCACACCGCCGCCACCGCCTCCGCCGAATATCCCTTCGCTCGCCGAACACGCCGGCGGCGGACAACCCCAGACTTTGCGCGGCCGGCTCGAGCTTCACCGCAGCAATCCCAGTTGCGCCTCTTGCCACGCGCTTATCGATCCCATAGGTTTCGCCTTGGAAAATTACGATTCGCTCGGGCGTCGTCGTGAAACCGACGGCGGTCAACCGATCGACTCTTCCGGCAAATTGGTCACCGGCGAAGCCGTTAACTCTCCCGTTTCGCTTTCCCACATTCTGGCGAACGCGCGTCAAGACGAGTTCAACCGCAACTTCGCCCGCACGCTCCTCACTTACGCCCTCGGCCGCGGCCTTGATTATTACGACCGCCCGACCGTCGACACCATCGTGACGACCGCCGCCAACCATGGCTCCACGCTGCCCGCCTATATCGACGCGGTGGTCGCGAGCATTGCCTTCCAAAACCAACGCGCCGACACTCCAGCCACCCCGCAGGTCGCCGCCCTCTCACGCCAACCCTGA
- a CDS encoding c-type cytochrome domain-containing protein, producing the protein MDGITLERLGNLHLVFLHLPIGFVVAAVLLELWRWRRPSVEGAWLQGRLLAANAVASLLTAGAGLLLASGGNYSGEVLALHRWAGVTCAALAIAAWMAHARGGKWAGRVMLFALLVATIVAGHLGATLTHGSAVTVWWRTEKTESKKTTVAVHPIAADAPVFEKEIRPLLERSCFECHGPLKARGRLRLDTREAALAGGKSGLPAITPGKPEASELLRRIKLPRDDDEAMPAGDALELTPAEIARLEKWIVDGASWR; encoded by the coding sequence ATGGACGGTATTACCCTCGAACGTCTCGGCAACCTGCATCTCGTGTTTTTGCACCTACCCATCGGTTTTGTGGTGGCGGCGGTGCTGCTTGAATTGTGGCGCTGGCGGCGCCCGTCGGTGGAAGGCGCTTGGCTGCAAGGACGTCTGCTGGCGGCCAACGCGGTGGCGTCCTTGTTGACGGCGGGCGCGGGTTTATTGCTGGCGTCGGGCGGCAATTACTCGGGAGAGGTGCTGGCCCTGCATCGTTGGGCGGGCGTGACGTGCGCGGCTCTGGCGATCGCGGCTTGGATGGCACATGCGCGAGGCGGCAAATGGGCCGGGCGCGTGATGTTGTTCGCCTTATTGGTCGCGACGATCGTGGCCGGACATCTCGGAGCGACGCTGACTCACGGATCGGCCGTGACGGTGTGGTGGCGCACGGAAAAAACGGAGTCAAAGAAGACCACCGTGGCGGTGCATCCGATCGCGGCCGATGCACCGGTGTTTGAAAAAGAAATACGTCCGCTGCTGGAGCGTTCGTGTTTCGAGTGCCACGGGCCGCTCAAGGCCCGCGGACGCCTGCGACTCGACACACGCGAGGCGGCGCTGGCGGGTGGCAAGAGCGGGCTGCCGGCCATCACGCCGGGCAAGCCGGAGGCGAGCGAATTGCTGCGCCGCATTAAACTGCCACGCGACGATGATGAGGCGATGCCCGCTGGAGACGCGCTGGAGCTGACTCCTGCGGAGATTGCGCGGCTGGAGAAATGGATCGTGGACGGCGCGTCCTGGCGCTGA